From the genome of Erythrobacter litoralis, one region includes:
- a CDS encoding DUF2849 domain-containing protein: MKILTGNDLKTGAVVWWTGEFWSLHVDEAVDVGERAEEIMAAEEAARRVNVPYAIEATREDDGHVRPAHIKDRVRALGPTVRPDLTLKPQDPEALDWVI; the protein is encoded by the coding sequence ATGAAGATCCTGACCGGCAACGACCTGAAGACCGGTGCCGTCGTTTGGTGGACCGGCGAATTCTGGTCGCTCCATGTCGACGAAGCGGTCGATGTGGGCGAGCGCGCCGAAGAGATCATGGCCGCCGAAGAGGCCGCGCGCCGGGTCAACGTGCCCTATGCGATAGAGGCCACGCGCGAGGACGACGGCCATGTCCGCCCCGCCCATATCAAGGACCGCGTCCGCGCACTCGGCCCCACGGTCCGCCCGGACCTCACGCTGAAGCCGCAGGACCCCGAAGCTCTCGACTGGGTGATCTGA